agatacggctcaagatgaaatgtaacatgcagcaataagcgtgacataatagcatgcatcatatgacatatatcaatgcagcaaataatcatgcaacacatataagaatgtatactcgaccaggatatctcggatagtacttccgtacctctaataaagcaatcctagtccacaggaaatcctatcaatctggtctagtccgtcgtcagccctgaCAATATTGAGCTTCCTGACTGACCTTCTCGGACCGTCGGCTATGCCCGGCTGCTctgtcccgggctgctcttcccttcccgggctgatcttcccttcccgggctgctcttcccttcccgggctgatcttcccttcctggctgctcttcccttctcgggctgatcttcccttcccgggctgatcttcccttccttgctgctcttcccttcccgggctgatcttcccttcccgggctgctcttccctttctgggctgctctagagagctaaaacttgcatttaaacacacagtaccccctccacaatgagaaatcccatggcctatttatagacctcagtctgcatgaacgtgtcaaccaaatcccatgcatccggacatctgtcgctaggcagcatgcataaagacacctcaccttacatgcatgaacgtgtcaaccaaatcccatgcatccggacatctgtcgctaggcagcatgcacaaagacacctcaccttacatgcatgaacgtgtcaaccaaatactattcccgggctgctcttcccttcccgggctgatctttcCTTCCCGGGCTGTTCTTCCCTttccgggctgatcttcccttcccgggctgctcttcccttcccgggctgatcttcccttcccgggctgctcttcccttcccttcCTGGCTACACCTCGGCTTACTCACACGAACTCTAAAGCCAAAATACAcataatttacttaattaaagatacttaatcatgtttatttaaataaataggattcgggctactacaaattAAGTAACGAAATATCATTTAATACAAATGATAAAATTCAATATTATtacattaaataattaaagtcaaaaaaataattatattaacctcattatttaattaatcgtcTAATCTCTAGGGGTGGGCAACAGTCGGTTGGTCCAATTTTACTCTACAACAGTTCGGTTTTTCGATTTTGGGTTTGAATATCCCTTGTCCAAAaccaaataattttattacGGTTCGGTTCAGTTCGGTTATTTTGTAATACGGTTCGATTTATACGGTATGTTATATATGGTTAGCTAAAATTTgttaagaaataaaattatacatcattttatgtctttaaaatctaaatcatagtatatatataaattgtatTGTGTACAAACATGTCATAcaaatatgataaaaatatataactaATTAACCTTGTAAACATAGAAAATGCATGAATCCTACGGAACATTCAGTAATAGGAATGATAACAATGTGTCAATCAGCTCGAATAGAACATCAATCATCTTacgaaaaaattaaagaaatatatacagaaaagaaaagaaattgtCGACTAGTGAGTGGTGAGAAAGAAGAGAAAACGATCGGATTGAAAATTGAGGGTTCATGATACTATGTTCCTAAATCTTAATAGGCTCATTATACATAAAAAGTCTTataattaacaataatatggCTCATTATACATAAAAACCCTATACTTAACAATAATATGACCGGTTCGGTTATTCGGTTTTTTGGGGGGATTAAAACCGAAAAATCGattttcataaattttaaaatcataaccGACCAAAAAACCAataaaaccgaaccatttaaacTGAATTATTCGGTTCGATCGGGTTTTTTGGTTTTTCGGATTTTATGTCCACCCCTACTAATCTCACAATGCGGTACCTAATAATTGAACCATTTGCCTAGTATCATAGATCAGGAGCACGAAACTCTAACATGCGCCAAGGGCCAGACAAGTAAGTGATGTGATAAGGTGTACGTGTCGTTAAATTATTGGCCAGTGACAATCACAGGCACAACGAGGTGGAGGATAGGTGCCTTTCTTTGCTACCGTCAGCTTCGgcgaatataatatatatttatggcTAATAATTGAAGGGTAATTATGTAAAAGAATCTTTGTGCacatatttgaataaaatttagTACATCGTCACATTTTTTTAAGAATTAGTATTTGATAATGATATAGTTTTAGTTTTAACTTCCTACAAAACTAAAGTTACAATTttacttttttattatttacaaaatatataattttatttacaaaaaatACACATGTCTTATTcatctaaaatataatttttttatatagttTTAATTTTAACTTTCTACAAAACCAAAGTTGcaattttactttttattatttacaaaatatataattttatttacaaaaactACACATGTCTTATTCatctaaaatatatttttttaaaaaaaattatttctcaattatcatgaaataagaataaatacttattttgacatACATAGTACCTATTATTGAATTTCAGATACTTGATTTTGTTCTTTGAATACTTCAAATCGCCACAAATTCAGTCATGGTTGGTCTTTTCATAAAAAATGCATTAGGATAATTTAttcatatcattttatttttttaaaaaaaacatagttCACCACTCATCATGAAATAAGATTAGATATTTATTTTGACTtataaagtacctattttggAGTTCCAAAATGCTTAATTTGGCCATTTTAATACTCCAAATGTGTAATAGTGGATCTTCGACAATCACCATAAATTATGTAATTGTTAGTCTTTTCATTGAAATTGCATTATGATaacttattcatgtcatctaatttttgaaaaaacacaCTTTCTCACTAATCACagaattagaaaaaaaatacttattttgaccGATACAATACCTATTTTGGGgttttaaatatttgatttgctatttgAATACTCCAAATGTGTAAGAAAATACTTGAGTTTCAAGTAATATTAAGTGACTTTTGATGAtgtcatttgtgaagttaaaatgtGACGCCTAAATTGATATAAAAAGTATCTAATTAGAGTTTACAAATACATGATTTTATTCCCAAAATACACATATCCAATTATTTGGGGATGTCAAAATATAGTTTGATAATGACATTCATGAAGTAAAAAATTTGATTcctaaattaatacaaataagACATAATTTGAGtccacaaatacttgattttatcctttaaatactcaaattagattatttgatgatgtcaaaatatatagtttgaagttaatattgagTGAGTTGTGATGATGAGATTTATAAATTAAAGACGTGGTACCTAAATTGGTAAAACTAGTACCTAATTCGATCCTACATGTACTTGATTTTACCCTTTTAAGACTCAATTTTGATTGTTTTGgcatataaaaaatatagtttCAAGTAATTTTGAGTGAATTTTGATGTGTTatttgtgaagttaaaatgtgatacctaaattgATACAACGAGTATCTAATTCGATTATaacaatacttgattttactccataaatactaaaattcaatTATGTCAAAAATACATAGTTTGAATGTAATATTAAGTGGTCTTTGATGATAACATTCGTGAAGTAAAAATGTAAtttcttaattaataaaaataatacataattcgatttcagaaatacttgatTGTACCCTTTAAAGactcaaattttattatttgaggaTGTCATGGAACGGTGTGTCTAGACCTCCGCAAATCACCGTTTCACTCGGCCATGATATGGTGTGGAACTGGACTCAAACTCACAAAACCTATACCAGAGGACAAGCCCCAAGTTCTCGAAGGGACACAGACAATCGATGGACGAAACCTCCTGATCCATATGTGAAGTGCAATGTCGATGCAGCAATGTTTCATGAACACCAAGCTGTTGGCTTCGGTGCTGTGGTGCGAGACTCGACAAGGGAATTCATGGTGAGCAAAAGAAGTGTGAAGTACGGTATGTGTGACGTTAAAGAGGCCGAAGCACTCGCCCTATTTGACGCGATCGCTTGGACAATCTCTCTTGAactccaagatattatatttgaAACCGACTCATTGACGGTGGTAAAGGCGATCACCTCAAAGAATGCTGACCACACAGAGTTTGGCTCAATAATCTCAGGCTGCCGTACACTTCTCGACGGGCATCCCTCTTTCAAAATTCAACATGTTCGAAGACAAGCAAATATGGTGGCTCATATTCTTGCTCGGAATGCCATAGCTTATGCAAATCCTTTTATTATGATTGAAACGCCAGAAATCTTATGTAATTTCATTTCCTACGATTGTGAGGAAAACgtatgatgtcattcataaaGTAAAAATGTGATACTTAAATTGGTATAAGGAAAACCTAATTCGAGTTACAAATAGTTGATTTTACCCTCTAAATACGCATATCCGATTATTAAGGGATTTCAAAATGAATAGTTCGAAGTTGATATTGAGTGACATTTGATAATGACATTCGTGAAGTAAAAATGTTATgcttaatttaataataatagtacCTAACTCGACTCCATGGATATTATCGAGTGGCTTTTGGTAATAGCACCAACAAAAGCTATTAACTtcaaactatattttttttacattcGTGAAGAAAAAatgtgatgtttaaaaatacGATATATTACTTATTTGATAATGACATCCGTGAATTACAAATGTGATACCTAAAAATGTGACATTAAAAATGTTTAATTTGACATCCCAAATAATCGAATAGGAGTATTTATGAGGTAAAATCAACTATTTGTAACTCGAATTAGGTTTTCCTTGTTCCGATATATGTATCACATTTTTACTTAAATACCATAGAAaatattaacttcaaactaTATTTTTTGACATCATCATATAATCAAATTTGAGTTTCTAAAGGGTTAAATCAAACATTTCGGTAATCGAATTAGATATTCTTGTATTAATATAGGTATCACATTTATACTtcccgaatatcatcaccaaagACCACTCAATATTATCTacaaaactatatattttgacataaaaaatttaattgaatTTTGGTATTTAGGGAGTAAAATCAAATATTGTGTACTCGAATTAAATACTATTTGTACcaatttaggtatcacattttaacttcacaaatgacaTATCTAAATTCACTCAATAttacttgaaatatttttatatgtcaaaataatcaaaattgagtCTTAAAATAATAAAAGCAAGTATGTTTAGAATCGAATTAGCCATTATGTACTATTTGTACCAATTTAGGTGACATATCTTTAATTCACAAATCTCATCATCAAATGTCACTCTATATTAACTTCAAACTATATTTTAAAgggtaaaatcaagtatttgtggaCTCAAATTATgtcttatttttattaatttaggtATCAAATTTTTTACTTCATGAATGTCATTATCAACGCCActcaatattaacttcaaactaTATTTTGACATCTCCAAATAATTGAATATAAGTATTTAGAGAGTTAAATCATGTATTTGTAAACTCTAATTATATACTCTTTGTAGcaatttaggtatcacattttaacttcacaaatgacaTCATCAAAAGTcacataatattatttaaacTCAAGTATTTTCTTACACATTTGAAATATTCAGATACCCAAATCAAACATCTGAAACCCCAAAATAGATACTTTATCGGTTAAAAGTAAATATTATTTCTAATTCCATGATTAGTGAGAAActgtattttttcaaaaattagatgacatgaataagtcatcCTAATGCAATTTAAATGAAAAGACTAACAATTACTGAATTATTGTGATTCCTCGAAGATCCAGTATTTTTTTCTTACACATTTGGAGTATTCGAATAGCCAAATTAAGCATTTGAAACTCTAAAATAGGTACATTGTaagtcaaaataaatatttaatcttatttcatgatTAGTGGtgaattatgttttttttttttaaaatgatatgAATAAATTATCCTAATGCATTTTTCATGAAAAGATCAATAATGACTGAATTATGACGATTACtcgaaaatataatatattttttttatacatttGGAGTATTCAAAGAGCAAAATCAGATATCCGAAACATCATAATATGTATTTTGTAggtcaaaataagtatttatttttattctatAAGTATAATCTTTgtgaataaaattatatatatttttaaataataaaaaaggcAAAATTGTAAGTTTGAGTTTGtagtaaattaaaattaagattatataattatctggatacttattcttaaaaaaattgtGGTGAccgtttaatttttttatttattatacttGTGTGGGCTTTGTCCCTGCGACTGTTCGGCTCCTTCAAGCGATACAACACAGGACACACACCAAATTCATTCCTACaagtttgttttttgtttttttttttcaattctaAGTCATGTAATCTGTAGATTCATTCATTTGATGAGCACATGTTCTGTAAGTTTATTTTCATTTCTTCTATGattatatattgatttatgtttctgggATATTATGTTTCTTGGTGAATTTATGGTTTGTGTTTATCAAAGTTGAGCtgcttctgatttttttttttccattccCATTTTCTTGAAATAACCTCAATTTTTGCAATAATCTCACTTCGAAGGTGCAATTGCGCCatggaaaaataaactttttttaCTTGCAGTAGAGGGTTGTGGATATGAAGCTGTCTCGCAGTCTTCTTGTCTCCaagattatactttttctttgaCTTTTTGATTAAAGTTTCTTGTCTTGTTGCAATATGAAGAAACTCGCTTTGAAATTAATCGGTTCTGCTTTTTCCGCTTTTATTGTGGTGATTGGAGTTGTTGTTCgggtaaatatttttttctgaCTGCGTAATGAAATAATTGCTTTGAATTGAATTGTGTTTTTACTTGTGTGGACCTTTTTTGCGTAAAAAATTGCAGTTGTTTTGGGGGGTTGAGATTCTTCTGAGTCATCAATCAAGGTCCAAATGGATCCGGACTCCAAAAAGTCCAAATTCTCACCATCACCAAACTTAGGCAACTCGAAAGCGTCAGTTCCGTTGCAATCATCACTATTCCCAGATGAACTCTTGGAAAAAGTCGTGTCATTCATTGATTCACACAAGGACAGGAGCTCGGTCTCCCTGGTGTGCAAGGACTGGTATAATGCTGAACGTTGGACGAGATCAAAGCTATTCATAGGCAACTGCTATGCAGTGTCTCCTGAAATTGTGGCTAGGAGGTTTCCAAGAATTAAGAGTGTTACCCTCAAAGGGAAGCCACGATTTTCGGATTTCAACCTTTTGCCTAGAGATTGGGGCGCTGATGTGCATTCTTGGTTGGTCATGTTTGCCAAAGTTTACCCCTTTTTGGAGGAATTGAGACTCAAGAGGATGGCTATTAATGATGAGAGCTTGGAGATCTTGGCGAAATCTTTTCCAGGCTTCAAAGCTTTGTCTCTGTATTGTTGTGATGGGTTCACAAACAAGGGGCTCAAAGCTATAGCCACCCATTGTAGGTAAGAATCTTTTGTTGTTTTTCTTTATTGTTTCAGTTCTTTTCAACGTGTCATATTAATTTCATATATGGTGCCTGGGTTGCAAAAGATTTGGAAATTGACTTTTGTTTATATTTGTGGATTTAGATTTTGAATATTATAGACAAGATATTCCTGGAAGAAAATTATATTCCGTTTTTGGCTTTCTTTTTTTGACTTTTGAGGATGCTCCGTCTGATCCGATTCCATCTTTAGTGTTACTGTCAGTTAGCTTTCTGGTTTCCTCTTAATCTTGTTGGAGTTTCTCCTTTGTGTTAAGGTCTCAACCCTCCAATGTTCTGATCCTTTTGTTAATATGtcaatataatttatataagtggcACCCTTTTCTTCAAGAATGCTTCTAAAGTAGCAACCTTTTTATTTGGAAAATTAgttttttatttgtattatgTGGTTTTCATGTGGCTCCAATTGATTGTGCTTGATGATATTTGTATATTATGTGATATAAAGGACAAGACGTGGTTTAGCGAGCTGAGATTATATTAACATGGTTATGCTGTCACATAGTGGGCTTAGGGCCTGCAAAAGTTTTGTGGGTTATATATATGGTTGAGAAATAAATGCGTTAGCTTCGGGTAGGGCAATGGTGTTTGTGTGTGTTCCCCATCTCCTTTTTTGGTTTGTTTGTACTGTAACAAACAGAGATTTTAGTGGAAAATTTAAGTGCtgatactttattttttttgtccTGTCAAAGTTTATTGATGCTGCTTTCTTGATGTGACTACTGACCTGCTACATGGCAATTGCATTTAATCGAATAACAATATAAATTTATGCTTACTTTTATCCTTAGAACACACCCATGCTTATTGATCAATGGAGGCCATGTTACTTTATGCATCTCGTGAATTGTTGATGCAGTAATTGGTTCGGCTTATTACTCCTTTTGATTTGAAGATTTTTTTATACCGGATTTTGGAGATTCGAGCGGTTTAGTTGGAACTTAGAACTTATGCTTTAACTGAAGATGACCAGAATGGAGTGTCTGTGTCGAATTTCAGAAGTTTTTGGGGCGCATTTAGACAGTGAGAATTGGCTTGGAGATCTTCTAAATCTCTGATTATGAAACCTGAAGCTTTTTTCAAGTTTTTCAATGCCTGACCggaatcatatttttttttcttattctcTCCATTGTCATCATATGAACATTCTTAAAAATAGCACCTGATATTTGGACGAGCTAATAAATATGGTAAAATTAGTTCTACTAATAAGCTTTGGGGTAATATGAATTAGTTCGACTAATGAGCATATATTGGTAAACCAGccgtattttttatttattgaaaatCAAGGGCTAAGTAGCaatattttgttgaaaaaccaggATTTGATGATCAAGAGGTGGAAAAAATCATTGTTGCATTACTTATTGCAGGCCCAATAATTTGAACCAAACCAAATGTTGTCAATGTCAATGATTCTAGCTTCTTGAATTGCTACAAGCTGTGTATTTGTTTCTTTGGCATTAAGCATCATCACTACCTAGATGTTGTATTTCTAGGGATGGATTTTTATGGATTCAAGAAATTTAACTCGTTCCCATTTGGCGTCCAGGAATTTGACAGAACTCGACATACAGGACATGGCAACTGATGACTTCAGTGGAGATTGGCTTAGTTGTTTCCCCGAACACTTCTCCTCACTTGAAATACTAAATTTTGCATGTCTCAACAgtgagattgattttgataaGCTCGAGAGACTTGTCAGTAGGTGCAGTTCATTAAGGGTTCTAAAGGTCAATGAGAGTATTAGTTTGGACCAACTGCAACGTCtgcttgtgcttgctcctcagttAAAAGAGCTCGGCACTGGTTCCTTTTTCCCAGAACTTACCCCTCTCCAGTACGGAGAAGTTGAAAGTGCATTTAGTAATGTCCGAAATCTTCAAACTCTATCGGGCTTATGGGATGCCACATCATCTTATCTCCCGGTTCTTTATGGAGCTTGTGCAAGCCTGAGTTTCTTGAACTTGAGCGATGCTGCCCTTCAGAGTGGCCCATTTGTAAAGCTTCTCGCTCACTGTCCCAACTTGCGACGTCTTTGGGTAAGAAATTGATATTTAAGATTACTTGAACTGATTCTTAAGGGAGACCATTAGCTTATTCTCTAAGTCTTATTACCGTAATGGATTCTTTCGTTGTAGGTGGCCGATACAGTAGAGGACAAGGGGTTAGAGGCCGTTGGTTTAAGCTGTCCCTTGCTCGAAGAACTCCGAGTTTTCCCTTCAGATCCTTACGACCAACATCAACGTCACGGAGTGACAGAGTTAGGTTTTGTAGCCGTGTCTCGTGGATGTCGCAAACTCCATTATGTCCTCTACTTCTGTCGGAGGATGACTAATGCTGCTGTTGAGACCATAGTAAAC
This is a stretch of genomic DNA from Primulina eburnea isolate SZY01 chromosome 11, ASM2296580v1, whole genome shotgun sequence. It encodes these proteins:
- the LOC140804234 gene encoding protein TRANSPORT INHIBITOR RESPONSE 1-like, yielding MDPDSKKSKFSPSPNLGNSKASVPLQSSLFPDELLEKVVSFIDSHKDRSSVSLVCKDWYNAERWTRSKLFIGNCYAVSPEIVARRFPRIKSVTLKGKPRFSDFNLLPRDWGADVHSWLVMFAKVYPFLEELRLKRMAINDESLEILAKSFPGFKALSLYCCDGFTNKGLKAIATHCRNLTELDIQDMATDDFSGDWLSCFPEHFSSLEILNFACLNSEIDFDKLERLVSRCSSLRVLKVNESISLDQLQRLLVLAPQLKELGTGSFFPELTPLQYGEVESAFSNVRNLQTLSGLWDATSSYLPVLYGACASLSFLNLSDAALQSGPFVKLLAHCPNLRRLWVADTVEDKGLEAVGLSCPLLEELRVFPSDPYDQHQRHGVTELGFVAVSRGCRKLHYVLYFCRRMTNAAVETIVNNCPDFTHFRLCIMNPGEPDYLTNDPMDEAFGSVVKTCTKLQRLSVSGLLTDLTFEYIGKYAKNLETLSVAFAGSSDHAMQCVLEGCPKLRKLEIRDCPFGNAALLSGVEKYEMMRSLWMSACNVTMKGCKLLASEMPRLNVEVIKDEESDGFQADKVYVYRSVAGPRRDAPPFVLTL